In the Mycosarcoma maydis chromosome 6, whole genome shotgun sequence genome, one interval contains:
- a CDS encoding putative signal recognition particle subunit protein, with protein MVLSDLGRRINSAFQDLSKVPTVDAASIDQLLKSVCNALIEADVNVKLVANLRSQVKSQVTALLNDKTNANWSDAQRRQRVQKAVFDHLVALVDPLHGQTKTDDDSGAVVASANAGPGDIFKPKKGKPNVIMFVGLQGSGKTTSCTKLALYYQKRGFKTGLVCADTFRAGAFDQLKQNASKINVPFYGSYTETDPVAISAAGVASFKQNRFEVIIVDTSGRHKQEQELFDEMREIDTAVTPDLTIMVLDANIGQAAEAQSRAFKQAAGYGAIIVTKLDGHAKGGGAISAVAATKTPIMFIGTGEHAADLEPFRAQPFISKLLGMGDISGLMDKMEEMQMNGGQERQQEMLKKIGQGGIFSIRDWREQLSNIMGMGPLSKIAGMIPGMGQMLSGAGGDDEAAGSKMKRMMFITDAMTAEELDSDGRMFYAPIRSKKPPADTKQVAVAESSTAAAKSKKKKKPQSKVRMTARARRVARGSGTSVKEVEEFLMQYRMVANMCKRVGKAGLFKQMQGGAGGKGKMPTPGMLPPGMSREQVMQMQNALPPEIKAQLRQPGGREKLLQQIQSGNMPEGLAALGGGGLGGLGALANMMGGTGAGGMPDMSQLASMMHGMGGAGMGGMMNMMKNMMQGATPSPPPR; from the coding sequence ATGGTGCTCTCCGATCTCGGCAGGCGCATCAACAGCGCCTTTCAAGACCTCTCCAAAGTGCCTaccgtcgatgctgcctcGATCGATCAACTCCTCAAATCCGTCTGCAACGCGCTCATCGAAGCGGATGTCAACGTCAAGCTTGTCGCCAACCTCCGTTCTCAAGTCAAATCTCAAGTCACTGCTCTGCTCAACGACAAAACAAACGCCAATTGGTCCGATGCACAGCGTCGTCAGCGTGTTCAAAAAGCTGTCTTtgaccatctcgtcgcccTCGTCGACCCGCTCCATGGCCAGACCAAaaccgacgacgactcaGGTGCTGTTGTCGCTTCCGCAAATGCCGGTCCAGGCGATATTTTCAAGCCAAAGAAGGGCAAACCGAACGTCATCATGTTCGTAGGTCTTCAAGGTTCTGGTAAGACAACTTCGTGTACGAAGCTGGCGCTCTACTATCAGAAGCGTGGTTTCAAGACGGGTCTTGTCTGCGCAGATACCTTTCGTGCCGGCGCCTTTGATCAACTCAAGCAAAATGCTAGCAAGATCAACGTCCCCTTCTACGGAAGTTACACCGAAACCGATCCCGTCGCCATCTCGGCCGCTGGTGTCGCTAGCTTCAAACAGAACCGTTTCGAagtcatcatcgtcgacaCCTCGGGTCGTCACAAGCAGGAGCAAGAGCTGTTTGACGAAATGCGAGAGATCGACACTGCCGTCACTCCGGATCTCACCATTATGGtgctcgacgccaacaTCGGTCAAGCGGCTGAAGCGCAATCCCGCGCGTTCAAGCAAGCCGCCGGGTACGgtgccatcatcgtcaccaagctcgacggccACGCCAaaggtggtggtgccaTCTCGGCCGTCGCCGCTACCAAAACACCCATCATGTTTATCGGTACCGGTGAACATGCTGCCGACTTGGAACCTTTCCGTGCTCAACCGTTCATCTCCAAGCTACTCGGAATGGGCGATATCAGCGGGCTGATGGACAAGATGGAAGAGATGCAAATGAACGGTGGCCAGGAACGTCAACAAGAGATGCTCAAGAAGATCGGTCAAGGTGGTATCTTTagcattcgcgattggaGGGAGCAGCTCTCCAACATCATGGGCATGGGTCCGTTGAGCAAGATTGCAGGCATGATTCCAGGGATGGGGCAGATGCTGAGTGGCGCGGGTGGCGATGATGAGGCTGCCGGGAGCAAAATGAAACGTATGATGTTTATCACGGATGCTATGACGGCGGAGGAGCTCGATAGCGATGGGAGAATGTTTTACGCTCCGATTCGATCCAAGAAGCCGCCCGCCGATACAAAGCAAGTCGCTGTTGCCGAGAGCTCTACCGCCGCTgcaaagagcaagaagaagaagaagcctCAGTCCAAGGTTCGCATGACCGCGCGCGCTCGTCGCGTAGCTCGTGGCTCCGGAACCTCGGTGAAAGAAGTCGAAGAGTTCCTCATGCAGTACCGAATGGTGGCCAACATGTGCAAGCGCGTGGGCAAGGCGGGTCTGTTCAAGCAGATGCAAGGTGGTGCGGgtggcaaaggcaagatGCCAACGCCAGGCATGCTGCCTCCTGGCATGTCGCGCGAGCAGGTcatgcagatgcagaacGCGCTACCGCCCGAGATCAAAGCGCAACTACGCCAACCCGGAGGCCGCGAAAAGCTTTTGCAACAGATCCAGTCCGGAAACATGCCAGAAGGTCTAGCCGCTCTCGGCGGAGGCGGTCTCGGTGGCCTCGGCGCTCTCGCAAACATGATGGGCGGCACCGGCGCAGGCGGTATGCCAGACATGTCTCAACTCGCAAGCATGATGCACGGCATGGGCGGCGCCGGCATGGGCGGCATGATGAACATGATGAAAAACATGATGCAAGGCGCCACCCCAAGCCCTCCACCACGTTAA